A single region of the Salipaludibacillus sp. LMS25 genome encodes:
- a CDS encoding serine hydrolase — MERDLLKKLAKIQSKNNFSGTVLVRNDKEVLTNVSYGYANRSDHVSNNVATRYGIASGCKLFTAIAICQLVETKQLAFDLTLRKCLDADLPNFDKDITIHHLLTHTSGIPDYFDEEVMDDFEELWIKTPMYHLRELKAFLPLFQHQPMKLMLGERFSYNNAGYILLGLIVEQVSGQSFTDYIQEHIFKKAGMSESGYFELDALPSNTAQGYIDYPDGTWKTNIYSLPVKGGADGGAFVTVTDMSKLWDALINGQLLSEACTQKLLTPHTSTGEADNFYGYGVWIKKINDDILKYHVMGYDPGVSFHSAFYPHTSTSSVVCSNKSDGAYDMMKGIEEVCSNV; from the coding sequence ATGGAGAGGGACCTATTAAAGAAGCTGGCAAAGATTCAAAGTAAAAACAATTTTTCAGGGACAGTGCTCGTTAGAAATGATAAAGAAGTGTTAACGAATGTAAGCTATGGCTATGCAAATCGGTCTGATCATGTGTCTAATAACGTTGCGACTCGCTACGGCATCGCATCTGGATGCAAGCTTTTTACAGCTATAGCGATTTGTCAGCTTGTTGAAACGAAACAACTTGCATTTGATTTAACGTTAAGAAAGTGCCTTGATGCTGACTTACCAAACTTTGATAAAGATATTACAATACATCATCTCTTAACCCACACATCAGGTATCCCTGACTATTTTGATGAAGAAGTCATGGACGATTTTGAAGAATTGTGGATTAAAACACCGATGTATCACCTAAGAGAGTTAAAAGCCTTTCTACCACTCTTCCAACATCAACCGATGAAATTAATGTTAGGTGAACGGTTCTCTTACAACAATGCAGGGTATATACTGCTCGGATTAATAGTTGAGCAGGTAAGTGGCCAATCCTTTACAGATTACATTCAAGAACATATTTTCAAAAAAGCTGGGATGAGTGAGTCAGGATATTTTGAATTAGACGCTCTTCCATCGAATACAGCACAAGGGTATATTGATTATCCTGATGGTACGTGGAAAACAAATATTTATTCGTTACCTGTAAAAGGAGGGGCAGATGGTGGGGCATTTGTTACTGTGACAGATATGTCTAAATTATGGGATGCTCTTATCAATGGTCAGCTATTAAGTGAAGCTTGTACTCAGAAGCTATTAACACCGCACACCTCAACGGGAGAAGCGGATAACTTTTATGGGTATGGTGTATGGATCAAAAAAATAAATGATGACATTCTTAAATATCATGTTATGGGATACGACCCTGGTGTCAGCTTCCATTCTGCTTTTTATCCGCATACGTCCACCTCTTCTGTTGTTTGTTCAAATAAGTCGGATGGGGCATACGATATGATGAAAGGGATTGAAGAGGTTTGCAGTAATGTGTGA
- a CDS encoding VanZ family protein, which produces MILLPVSLILFWALVVYILIDCICKRTHAFLRRLVRYSFLIYLMAVAHVTIGSLHIPPDSLGYVRVQLIPFYFVKDFMTVQQMGNWFLLNALKLSFYNVLLLMPLGFYLGFLFEVKRKASAILLVFLTSLLIETVQWILSAAGVIWSRTFNVDDLLLNTIGGLIGYVVFKIVQKVSSRKKVRKISNNERISGLNSSL; this is translated from the coding sequence ATGATATTGCTGCCAGTTTCACTCATTCTTTTTTGGGCCTTAGTTGTGTACATTCTCATTGACTGCATCTGTAAAAGGACCCACGCATTTTTGCGAAGGCTCGTCCGTTATAGCTTTCTTATCTATCTCATGGCAGTTGCTCATGTGACGATAGGGAGTTTGCATATTCCACCAGATTCCTTGGGCTACGTACGAGTTCAACTTATCCCGTTTTATTTTGTGAAAGATTTTATGACAGTACAGCAAATGGGGAATTGGTTTTTATTGAATGCACTCAAGCTTTCTTTTTATAACGTGCTGTTGTTAATGCCATTAGGGTTTTATCTCGGTTTTCTGTTCGAAGTTAAGCGTAAGGCGTCTGCAATACTCCTCGTATTTCTAACGAGTTTGCTTATTGAAACAGTTCAATGGATATTAAGTGCTGCTGGAGTTATATGGAGCAGGACCTTTAACGTGGATGATTTGCTGTTAAACACCATTGGGGGTCTGATTGGGTATGTTGTTTTTAAGATTGTCCAAAAAGTTAGTTCAAGGAAGAAAGTAAGAAAAATTAGTAACAATGAAAGGATTAGCGGTTTAAATTCATCTTTGTGA
- a CDS encoding ABC transporter ATP-binding protein: MTIVLQAKDLSKDYKGRTVVRPVNLSLEAGAMYTIRGKSGSGKTTLLSLLGGMEYPSRGSVLIDGQSFYDYPDKEQAKIRGTLFGFIFQYFHLIPEISIYENIRLPLQLSGQLDKEKNIRSLAFELGIESTLSFKPGFLSGGEQQRAAIARAMITEPNVIFADEPTGNLDVESRILIEEKMKSLCMHFNKTLVIVTHDKMTFKHEDYSYWMEDGALIEAFT, from the coding sequence ATGACTATTGTTTTACAAGCAAAAGATTTATCAAAAGATTATAAAGGGAGGACCGTAGTAAGACCTGTGAATTTATCCCTTGAAGCAGGAGCTATGTATACGATCAGAGGGAAGAGTGGTTCAGGAAAAACAACGTTGTTAAGTTTATTAGGTGGAATGGAATACCCAAGTCGCGGGAGTGTGCTTATCGATGGACAGTCATTTTATGACTATCCTGATAAAGAGCAAGCAAAAATAAGAGGGACGTTATTTGGGTTTATATTCCAATACTTCCACCTTATACCTGAGATATCTATCTATGAAAATATTAGACTGCCATTACAACTTTCCGGTCAATTAGACAAGGAAAAGAATATTAGGTCATTAGCTTTTGAATTAGGGATTGAATCGACATTATCTTTCAAGCCAGGTTTTTTATCTGGAGGGGAACAACAAAGGGCAGCTATTGCACGAGCAATGATAACAGAGCCCAACGTTATATTTGCGGATGAGCCCACTGGTAATCTTGATGTTGAATCACGTATTTTGATTGAAGAAAAAATGAAGTCACTTTGCATGCATTTCAATAAAACATTGGTTATCGTAACGCACGATAAAATGACGTTTAAACATGAAGATTACTCATATTGGATGGAAGATGGGGCACTCATTGAGGCTTTCACATGA
- a CDS encoding ABC transporter permease, translating into MTLINLAYRILRQRIKWTMLTIIVLTISITTIASVFYVTQSIKSGLLNHSYETYGDYQVVLLEQERSEKDKLKEKHQDAQIGEIGLVGTISEEDLTLTVGWMDESAFNIGRVKVNEGNKPKQNGEVAVEDSYLKTIAPNWAIGETRNFLFKGEEVTYKLVGIIDDYSSERSIPLDVEKGINDFPNIMISEKEGEKYNDSTTLNLLIELEENIRNAEAESFQLLDEYGYNGYFNENLYYVGLIDYQTINKLTWLFLLFIVVVSGLTITQLFNYFYSDHMKKIAMMRAVGAQLKHIYLLSFYQVTFLYLVSFIIAIPLIFLLSVAIMHTTFIETSFLFNLQMRDFIFLLIIVIGYFLLSLFFSLIPVIRNKQRAILAMLKGPNESSVKTVEIRHYFLIEQLWRQLVTQWKKNVLPILCISSSIFLFFFALFLAKETEGIVENDNYYYLSSQHGYTYQDVGGMTLLPESININLEKVKQLSEHEGVDFIDKSPFTVDIFPLLTREQLSSSIIRWHNEFKAEDGDRNEKDRTLENLINGLTPIPNVTVLTVNEEELKGITDYFFQSPVNYDAFNDERKGLLFLPDDFLEEEVSVWINDTLLVGRVIENEHGKIELNKWHYTIEHVHHGEFIYPVREGILQERAGITLVVGERDAYLSDLFNGYYELWVYPKENIDLTLQEEMDSLTRELVVSIPGSLYQPIKEWILEESKLPNFLKILSMFLFIVSIIFSSISIAVTMYGRFMTKKHEWGVFRALGMTKRMMMTCLASELAVYLLISTTLSILPCVLVILFKNHIHSTAIYMYYLCFSILFVVLILIVGSCILLKLIINKPISALLRIEE; encoded by the coding sequence ATGACATTAATAAACTTAGCTTATAGAATATTACGGCAGCGTATCAAATGGACCATGTTAACCATTATAGTGTTAACTATAAGTATAACGACAATCGCTAGTGTCTTTTATGTGACACAATCCATCAAAAGTGGTTTACTAAATCATTCATATGAAACATATGGTGATTATCAAGTTGTTTTACTTGAGCAAGAGAGGTCGGAAAAGGATAAGTTAAAAGAGAAGCACCAAGATGCACAAATCGGTGAGATTGGATTAGTCGGAACTATTAGTGAAGAGGATTTAACTCTCACTGTAGGATGGATGGACGAATCTGCTTTTAATATTGGTCGTGTGAAGGTGAATGAAGGAAATAAACCAAAACAGAACGGAGAAGTCGCTGTTGAGGACTCCTATTTAAAAACGATTGCCCCAAATTGGGCAATTGGAGAGACGCGAAACTTTTTATTTAAAGGGGAAGAAGTGACATATAAGTTAGTCGGAATCATAGATGATTATTCATCTGAAAGATCAATCCCTTTAGATGTGGAAAAAGGCATAAATGATTTTCCGAATATAATGATTAGTGAAAAAGAGGGAGAAAAATACAATGATAGTACCACTTTAAATCTATTAATTGAATTGGAAGAAAATATCAGAAATGCCGAAGCAGAATCTTTTCAGCTCTTAGATGAATATGGGTATAATGGGTACTTTAATGAAAACCTTTATTATGTTGGGTTAATTGATTATCAAACTATAAATAAGTTAACTTGGTTGTTTCTCCTTTTTATAGTAGTCGTAAGCGGTCTAACCATTACTCAATTGTTTAATTACTTCTATAGTGATCATATGAAAAAAATAGCAATGATGCGGGCTGTAGGAGCACAACTTAAGCACATATATCTTCTATCTTTTTATCAAGTGACGTTCCTGTATCTTGTGAGCTTTATTATAGCTATACCACTTATTTTTCTTTTAAGTGTTGCGATTATGCACACTACATTTATTGAAACCAGTTTTCTTTTTAACCTTCAAATGAGAGATTTTATTTTTCTTTTAATCATTGTAATAGGGTATTTTTTGTTGAGTTTATTCTTTTCATTAATTCCAGTTATAAGAAACAAACAACGGGCGATTTTGGCAATGCTCAAAGGGCCTAACGAAAGTAGTGTTAAAACGGTTGAAATTAGACATTATTTTTTAATTGAACAGTTGTGGCGCCAACTAGTAACTCAATGGAAAAAAAACGTGTTACCCATTCTGTGTATAAGCAGTTCTATCTTTCTATTTTTCTTTGCACTATTTTTAGCAAAAGAAACAGAAGGTATTGTTGAAAATGATAACTACTACTATTTATCTTCACAACATGGGTATACGTATCAGGATGTTGGAGGAATGACTCTCTTACCTGAAAGCATTAATATTAATCTAGAAAAGGTCAAACAATTATCTGAGCACGAAGGCGTAGACTTTATTGATAAATCTCCTTTTACCGTTGATATTTTTCCACTGTTAACCCGAGAACAACTATCATCAAGTATTATAAGATGGCATAATGAATTTAAGGCAGAAGATGGAGATAGAAATGAAAAAGATAGAACACTGGAAAACCTTATAAACGGTTTGACTCCGATCCCGAATGTGACTGTTTTAACAGTAAACGAAGAAGAACTCAAGGGGATAACAGATTATTTCTTTCAATCACCTGTAAATTATGATGCTTTTAATGATGAAAGGAAAGGGTTATTATTCTTGCCAGATGACTTTTTAGAAGAAGAAGTCTCAGTATGGATAAATGATACGTTGTTAGTGGGGCGGGTGATAGAAAATGAACATGGAAAAATTGAGTTAAACAAGTGGCATTACACCATTGAACATGTTCATCACGGTGAATTTATATATCCTGTAAGAGAGGGGATCTTGCAAGAGAGAGCTGGTATCACGCTTGTGGTGGGTGAACGTGATGCTTATTTGAGTGACTTGTTTAATGGCTATTATGAACTTTGGGTCTATCCTAAAGAAAATATAGATTTAACGTTACAAGAGGAAATGGATAGTTTAACGAGAGAGTTAGTGGTTTCTATACCTGGTAGCCTTTATCAACCAATAAAGGAATGGATTTTAGAAGAGAGCAAATTGCCTAATTTCTTAAAAATATTAAGCATGTTTTTATTTATTGTATCAATTATTTTTTCCTCCATAAGTATTGCTGTCACGATGTATGGGAGGTTCATGACTAAGAAGCATGAATGGGGAGTTTTCAGAGCATTAGGAATGACTAAGAGAATGATGATGACATGCTTGGCAAGTGAGTTAGCTGTCTATCTATTGATAAGCACTACTTTAAGTATACTTCCTTGCGTTCTTGTTATTTTATTCAAAAACCATATTCATTCTACAGCTATATATATGTATTATCTTTGTTTCTCTATCCTTTTTGTGGTCCTTATACTCATTGTAGGTAGTTGTATCCTATTAAAATTGATTATAAATAAGCCAATTTCAGCATTGTTAAGAATAGAGGAATAG
- a CDS encoding ABC transporter ATP-binding protein yields the protein MKNETRSNFKSFLSLILSSNIPKLALAIGLVGSLITTLVGLTIPLLTREMVDGFSMESINTVLIVTILAVFIIQAVLDGISMYALVYVGQKIVARLRERMLSKLIRLPVSYFDKHTSGETVSRVVNDTGIVKDLISQHFPQFISGIITIIGAVTILFVMDWKMTLLMLIAVPITVMVMVPLGSKMSKISRGLQDETAAFTGNVQQTLSEIRLMKASNAEKIEENKGFAGINKLFSYGLREGRIFALIAPLMYLVVMVIIVIIIGYGGIRVAEGTMTTGSLVAFLLYLFQIIFPLTSFTMFFTQLQKAKGATERIIDILNVDLEVGQDGIDMAISNKPVYVENVSFAYDEKEPVLKDLSFHVQPGTMVAFAGPSGGGKTTMFGLLERFYEPTSGDILIGDTSIKALSMASWRKQLGYVSQDSPMMVGTIRENLCYGMDEHEEFGDDRLWEVAKMAYADQFISEFPKGLDTDVGERGVMLSGGQRQRIAIARAFLRDPKILMMDEATASLDSQSEGIVQQALLRLMKGRTTFIIAHRLSTIVNADKIIFIEKGQITGMGTHQELTQSHELYREFAEQQLT from the coding sequence ATGAAAAATGAAACTCGTTCTAATTTTAAGTCTTTCCTCTCACTTATTTTATCTAGTAACATCCCAAAGCTTGCTCTTGCCATTGGACTTGTAGGAAGTCTCATCACCACTTTAGTGGGACTAACCATTCCCCTTCTCACAAGAGAGATGGTAGATGGCTTTTCCATGGAATCAATAAATACAGTGCTTATCGTCACTATTTTAGCTGTCTTTATTATACAAGCGGTTCTTGATGGTATTTCTATGTATGCACTTGTTTATGTCGGCCAAAAAATTGTAGCCCGTTTACGGGAAAGAATGTTATCTAAACTCATTCGCTTACCAGTTAGCTATTTTGATAAACATACGAGCGGTGAAACAGTCAGTCGTGTCGTCAATGATACCGGCATTGTTAAAGATTTAATATCTCAGCATTTCCCTCAGTTTATTAGCGGTATTATTACCATTATCGGTGCAGTCACGATCTTATTTGTTATGGATTGGAAAATGACGTTACTCATGTTGATTGCAGTTCCAATTACCGTTATGGTGATGGTCCCACTTGGAAGTAAAATGTCTAAAATCTCTCGGGGGCTACAGGACGAAACAGCTGCTTTTACTGGGAATGTACAGCAAACTTTAAGCGAAATTCGATTGATGAAGGCATCTAATGCTGAAAAAATCGAAGAAAATAAAGGGTTTGCCGGCATTAACAAGCTTTTTTCTTATGGATTAAGAGAAGGACGTATTTTTGCTCTCATTGCGCCCCTCATGTATCTCGTCGTCATGGTTATTATCGTCATTATTATTGGTTACGGTGGTATCCGAGTGGCAGAAGGCACGATGACAACTGGGTCACTCGTAGCATTTTTGCTGTACTTATTTCAAATTATCTTCCCTCTTACGTCTTTTACCATGTTTTTCACACAGCTTCAAAAAGCAAAGGGGGCTACGGAACGGATTATTGACATATTGAATGTGGATCTTGAAGTGGGACAAGATGGAATAGACATGGCTATTTCCAACAAACCCGTCTATGTAGAGAATGTCTCGTTTGCCTACGATGAAAAGGAACCTGTTCTAAAAGATTTATCCTTTCATGTACAACCAGGAACAATGGTCGCATTTGCTGGCCCAAGTGGCGGTGGAAAAACAACGATGTTCGGCTTGCTCGAACGCTTTTATGAACCCACTTCAGGCGACATTCTAATTGGAGATACATCCATTAAGGCGCTTTCGATGGCCTCGTGGAGAAAACAGCTTGGATATGTATCACAAGACAGCCCTATGATGGTCGGAACGATACGGGAAAATTTATGTTACGGTATGGATGAACACGAAGAATTTGGCGATGATCGGCTTTGGGAAGTAGCGAAGATGGCCTATGCAGACCAGTTTATTAGTGAATTTCCTAAAGGACTTGACACTGATGTTGGAGAGCGGGGCGTCATGCTTTCTGGCGGTCAACGACAACGTATTGCGATCGCACGGGCTTTTCTAAGAGACCCGAAAATATTAATGATGGATGAAGCAACTGCAAGCTTAGACAGTCAATCTGAGGGCATCGTCCAACAAGCGTTATTACGACTCATGAAGGGACGAACGACCTTTATTATTGCCCACCGTTTATCTACCATTGTAAACGCAGATAAGATCATTTTTATTGAAAAAGGCCAGATCACAGGTATGGGCACTCACCAAGAACTCACCCAATCTCATGAGCTATACCGAGAATTTGCTGAACAGCAATTGACATAG
- a CDS encoding DUF418 domain-containing protein, whose product MFLKPKLVPTKVNERIVELDVLRGIALFGILVVNMKYFSTPALYLEMQGITWWDDPLNRLVDILVQLFFEFKFISIFSFLFGTGFALFLSQLKQKAVIIGPFVRRRLTFLLLVGFSHLFFIWYGDILTVYALLGFLLPLFIKKQQKAILILAFSFLLFPVFLFCIALFTGIGNSERLQILMAEMSNQAVFAYSEGVMTDIFVQRMIDIAVIYQGHLFIMPMVFGMFLLGVYAWESGMIKKAREYPLFMKRIRNSSVLIGLPFILISAWTGARIESVSSPHYIIHYAGHVISGPAFAIFYISSLFLFMQKDRWREKLLFFQPVGRMAFTNYLLQSFICTTLFYSYGLGLFGKVDKAAGLLLASVIFVFQLIVSHYWLRKKKMGPVEAIWRSFTYKV is encoded by the coding sequence ATGTTTTTGAAACCAAAGTTGGTACCGACAAAAGTAAATGAACGGATAGTGGAATTAGATGTGTTAAGGGGAATTGCTCTATTCGGGATCCTAGTCGTCAACATGAAGTATTTTTCAACGCCTGCTCTGTACTTGGAAATGCAGGGGATTACCTGGTGGGATGATCCCCTTAACAGGCTTGTTGACATATTAGTCCAGCTGTTTTTTGAATTTAAGTTTATCAGTATTTTTTCTTTTTTATTTGGAACGGGATTTGCCCTTTTTCTTTCTCAGTTAAAACAGAAAGCTGTAATTATCGGGCCGTTTGTTAGGAGGAGGCTTACATTTTTGTTGTTGGTCGGCTTCAGTCATCTTTTCTTTATATGGTATGGCGATATTTTAACGGTCTACGCTTTATTAGGTTTCCTCTTGCCGCTGTTCATAAAAAAACAGCAGAAGGCCATCTTAATATTGGCATTTTCTTTTCTGTTATTTCCTGTTTTTCTTTTTTGTATTGCTCTGTTTACCGGGATAGGAAACAGCGAACGATTGCAAATTTTGATGGCCGAAATGTCGAATCAGGCGGTTTTCGCCTATTCCGAAGGTGTCATGACTGACATTTTTGTTCAGAGAATGATAGATATAGCAGTCATTTATCAAGGCCACCTTTTTATCATGCCGATGGTTTTCGGTATGTTTCTGCTTGGTGTTTATGCATGGGAGAGCGGAATGATTAAGAAGGCCAGAGAATACCCCCTTTTTATGAAGCGAATTCGGAACAGCAGTGTTCTCATCGGATTGCCTTTTATCCTGATTTCTGCTTGGACCGGTGCAAGAATAGAATCCGTCAGCTCGCCACATTACATTATTCACTATGCTGGACACGTAATCAGCGGCCCAGCCTTCGCTATTTTTTATATATCTAGTCTTTTTCTATTTATGCAAAAAGACCGTTGGCGAGAAAAACTTTTATTTTTTCAGCCGGTCGGACGAATGGCGTTTACAAATTATCTGCTCCAATCATTTATTTGTACTACGCTTTTTTACAGCTACGGTCTTGGTTTATTCGGAAAGGTGGACAAGGCGGCCGGATTATTACTGGCGTCAGTCATTTTCGTATTTCAGCTCATCGTCAGTCATTATTGGTTAAGGAAAAAGAAGATGGGGCCGGTAGAAGCTATTTGGAGAAGTTTTACGTATAAAGTGTGA
- a CDS encoding GNAT family N-acetyltransferase has protein sequence MTKNMTFRTAIEQDLPRIVDMLSDDVLGKQRERNEHPLPESYLKAFHAITADPNNELIIACIENAIIGVMQITFTPYITHQGGWRATIEGVRTAASTRSQGVGSELIRWAIKRAEERQCHLIQLTTDKQRPDALRFYEKLGFKATHEGLKLTL, from the coding sequence GTGACCAAAAATATGACGTTTCGAACTGCCATCGAACAAGATTTGCCTAGAATTGTGGACATGCTTTCAGATGATGTATTAGGTAAACAAAGAGAGCGAAACGAGCACCCACTTCCCGAAAGTTACCTTAAAGCATTTCACGCTATTACAGCTGATCCAAATAATGAATTAATAATAGCTTGCATAGAAAATGCCATTATCGGAGTTATGCAAATCACCTTTACGCCGTATATAACGCATCAAGGTGGATGGCGAGCCACTATTGAAGGGGTTAGGACTGCCGCTTCCACTCGGAGTCAAGGGGTAGGGTCAGAACTTATTCGATGGGCAATAAAACGCGCAGAAGAAAGGCAATGCCATTTAATTCAATTGACAACGGATAAACAACGCCCTGATGCTCTGCGTTTTTATGAGAAACTAGGCTTTAAAGCTACACACGAAGGTTTAAAACTAACACTCTAA
- a CDS encoding NUDIX domain-containing protein, with protein MHHIDELRAGIAVIILNEKNHVLLQKRADVGLWGIPSGHIEIGETVTEAAVREVKEETNLDVTIKKLIGVYSDPKSQVFIYPNGKSVHFITTCFLAEIIGGKLQCHSDESLAMQFFDPNKLPNNLLTMHPRWLKDALADCDIAFIR; from the coding sequence ATGCATCACATCGATGAATTGAGAGCTGGAATTGCTGTTATTATTTTGAATGAAAAGAACCATGTCCTTTTGCAAAAGCGGGCGGATGTAGGGTTGTGGGGCATTCCGTCTGGACACATAGAAATAGGAGAAACCGTTACAGAAGCTGCTGTAAGAGAAGTGAAAGAAGAAACTAACTTAGACGTAACAATTAAGAAGCTTATCGGTGTATATTCAGATCCTAAATCACAAGTTTTTATCTACCCAAACGGCAAATCTGTCCATTTCATAACAACTTGTTTTCTCGCTGAAATAATCGGTGGAAAACTACAATGCCATTCTGATGAATCACTTGCCATGCAATTCTTTGATCCTAACAAACTTCCAAACAACTTACTAACGATGCACCCACGGTGGTTAAAGGATGCTCTTGCGGATTGTGACATAGCTTTTATAAGATAA